GGGAGGGCACGCACGACGACCCGAGATCCCGCGGGAACCGCGTCGATCCGGTCGCGCATGAGGTGGCGCAGGCGTCGCTTCACGAGATTGCGCTCGTGGGCACGGCCCACCTTCTTGGACACGACGAAACCGACGGACGTGACGTCCGCCGGTTCGACAGGCCCACCCACGTGAACGACGAGGTCGGGTTGAACACCCTTGCCACCACGGCGCATCGCCTGGCGGAACTCCTCACCGTCGCGCATGCGGTGCACGCGCGCCAGCACGATGAATCAGGCCGAGAGCTTGTCGCGACCCTTGCGGCGACGGGCCGCGAGGATCGAGCGACCGGCACGCGTACGCATGCGGAGGCGGAAGCCGTGCTTCTTGGCGCGGCGACGGTTGTTCGGCTGGAAAGTGCGCTTGCTCACA
Above is a window of Aeromicrobium senzhongii DNA encoding:
- the rpmH gene encoding 50S ribosomal protein L34; translation: MSKRTFQPNNRRRAKKHGFRLRMRTRAGRSILAARRRKGRDKLSA
- the rnpA gene encoding ribonuclease P protein component — protein: MHRMRDGEEFRQAMRRGGKGVQPDLVVHVGGPVEPADVTSVGFVVSKKVGRAHERNLVKRRLRHLMRDRIDAVPAGSRVVVRALPGAASRPAAALAPQLDQALHTAVSRVRR